Within Acuticoccus sediminis, the genomic segment CGTGATCGGCGGGTGCGCGTCCGGATCGGTGATCACCTCGATGAGGTGGACGCCCTCGGAGGCGAACGCCTTGTCGAGCGCCGCGGCGAGCGCGTCGGGCGTCTCCACCCTGACGCCGTGGCCGCCGGTGGCGTCGGCGATGGCGGCGTGGTCCACCGGGCTGAAGTCGATCGCACCGGTGTGGGCGCCGAACTTCACGAGCTCGGCGTGCTTCTGGAAGCCGAGAATCCCGTTGTTGAGGAGCACCACGGTGACGTCGAGTCCCATGCGGCGGGCCGTCTCCAGCTCCTGCCAGGAATGGGCGAAGCCGCCGTCGCCGACCACGGTGACGACCCGCTTGCCCGGCTCGGCCGCCTTCGCGCCGAGGGCGAGCGGCAGGCCCCAGCCGAGGCCCGCGAGGCCGCGCGGCGTCAGGAAGCGCTGGCCCGCCTCGGTCGCGGTGAGGAAGTTCGTCACCCATAGCGAGGAGTAGCTGGCGTCCGCCGCGACGATGGTGTCCGGCCCGATGCGCCGGTCGATCTCCGCCATGACGCGCTCGGGGCGAAGCGGCGCGGCGTCCGAGGTACGGTGCGGCCGTGCGCCGGCCTGCCCTTCGGCCCGCGCCCTGGCGATGCGTGCCTCCAGCGCGGCCCGGCCCGCGTGCCGCCGGGAGAGGTCCTGCGACCGGAGCGCTTCGGTAAGCGCGATCAGCGCCAGCCTGGCGTCGCCGACGAGCCGCTCGGCCTCGTAGTTGCGGCCGACCTCCATGCCGTCGATGTCGATGTGGATGACGCGCGCGGCCTCCGGGTAGAGCTTCCAGCTGTCGGTGCCGTTCTGGTTGGTGCGGGTGCCGACGAGGACGAGCAGGTCCGCGTCCTCCAGGATGGGCCGCATGGGCCGGCCGGGCGAGCCCACGGCCAGCGCGTTGGCGAGGACGCCGAGGGAGAGCGGGTGCAGCTCGGAGACCGCCCCCTTGCCCATGTTGGTGGTGCCGACGGGGAGCGCGGCCGCCTCCTGCAGGGCCGTGAGCGCGTCGCACGCCTTGGAAAGATGCACGCCGCCGCCTGCGATCAGCACCGGATGCTCGGCCTCGGCGATCATCCGCGCCGCCAGCTGGACGCGCTCGGGGTCGGGCGCGACCCGGTCGAGCGGGAAGGTCCCGTACTCGTTGATGCGCGAGCGCGCTATGCGCTGCGCCTCGTTGAGGAGGTCGGCCGGGAAGAGGAGCGCGACGGGACCGGGCCGCCCGGTCGTCGCCGCGACGATCGCCATGTCGACGTAGTCCTCGATCCGGGAGGCGGTGTCGACGCGCCGGCACCACTTCGTGCACGACGCGAAGAGGCCCATGTGGTCGAACTCCTGGAACGCGTTCCGGTCGGTCGAGGCGCGGTCAACCTCCTGACAAATCGCCAGAATCGGCACTGACGCCTTCATCGCCTCGCTGAGCGGGGGGACGAGCAGCGTGGCCGCCGGACCGTTCTGCGCCGTGACGACGCCGATCTTGTTGGCGATGCGGGCGTAGCCGTCCGCCATCGTGCCGCCGGCGTTCTCGGTCCGGTAGTTGACCTGCTTCAGCCCGAAGTCCGGGGCGACGAGGTGCAGGGCGCTCGGCAGGCTCTGCCCGAACAGGACCTCGACCCCGTGGCGCTTCAGCGAATTCGCCAGATTGACCGCAACCGTTTCCTGACGCCGCGCGCCTTCGGTCTCGAGCATGCCCGTTCCTCCCGTTCTATTTTGCCGCCTTGCTACTATACGATATACGATATATCAAGTGACGGAAATTCGTTGAAGCACCCCGGGCAGGGGGTGCGCAACCGCACGTCGTGGCC encodes:
- a CDS encoding acetolactate synthase catalytic subunit — its product is MLETEGARRQETVAVNLANSLKRHGVEVLFGQSLPSALHLVAPDFGLKQVNYRTENAGGTMADGYARIANKIGVVTAQNGPAATLLVPPLSEAMKASVPILAICQEVDRASTDRNAFQEFDHMGLFASCTKWCRRVDTASRIEDYVDMAIVAATTGRPGPVALLFPADLLNEAQRIARSRINEYGTFPLDRVAPDPERVQLAARMIAEAEHPVLIAGGGVHLSKACDALTALQEAAALPVGTTNMGKGAVSELHPLSLGVLANALAVGSPGRPMRPILEDADLLVLVGTRTNQNGTDSWKLYPEAARVIHIDIDGMEVGRNYEAERLVGDARLALIALTEALRSQDLSRRHAGRAALEARIARARAEGQAGARPHRTSDAAPLRPERVMAEIDRRIGPDTIVAADASYSSLWVTNFLTATEAGQRFLTPRGLAGLGWGLPLALGAKAAEPGKRVVTVVGDGGFAHSWQELETARRMGLDVTVVLLNNGILGFQKHAELVKFGAHTGAIDFSPVDHAAIADATGGHGVRVETPDALAAALDKAFASEGVHLIEVITDPDAHPPITVFEGHI